One genomic window of Mucilaginibacter sp. SJ includes the following:
- a CDS encoding pirin family protein, which yields MEKISPGQIHLADQRGFTKTHTLRRYSSFNYGNYFNEHRKPFGRLEVWNDEMLAGGSSVDVAVENSGWFILMPVTGEVLLKRVNGDIRLIDVGELFVGYAVAGEGLELTNLYKSDWINYIYFQLKDDEVIDLPRDAVFKFDITNRQNELIDLVPTSGMHPFRLHAGVFGGRADALYQLKNNKSLFYAFVLAGAFELQGRLMHERDGLALWQLEEADMEALSNNAVIAILEILQ from the coding sequence ATGGAAAAGATCTCACCGGGACAAATACATTTAGCCGACCAAAGAGGTTTCACGAAAACCCACACCTTGAGGCGTTACAGCAGTTTTAACTATGGTAACTACTTTAATGAGCATCGTAAACCCTTTGGCCGGTTGGAGGTATGGAATGATGAAATGCTGGCGGGCGGCAGTTCGGTTGATGTCGCCGTCGAAAACTCCGGCTGGTTTATTTTAATGCCGGTAACCGGCGAGGTATTGTTAAAAAGGGTAAATGGAGATATCCGCCTGATTGATGTTGGAGAGCTGTTTGTAGGTTATGCTGTTGCCGGTGAGGGGCTTGAATTAACTAATCTTTATAAAAGCGATTGGATCAATTACATTTATTTTCAGTTAAAAGATGATGAGGTTATAGATCTACCGCGCGACGCGGTTTTTAAATTTGATATTACCAACAGGCAAAATGAACTGATCGACCTGGTCCCCACCAGCGGAATGCATCCGTTTCGATTGCATGCAGGGGTATTTGGCGGGAGGGCGGATGCGCTTTATCAACTTAAAAACAATAAATCGTTGTTTTACGCATTTGTGCTTGCCGGGGCTTTTGAGCTGCAGGGCCGCCTGATGCATGAGCGTGACGGATTGGCGTTATGGCAGTTGGAAGAGGCTGACATGGAAGCATTAAGCAATAACGCGGTGATTGCGATATTGGAAATATTGCAGTGA
- a CDS encoding dioxygenase family protein, with amino-acid sequence MERKNFLKSLVIGAVSSSVLVEACKKDADTATTTTTSSSGSTSGSTDSGTCSVVPTETEGPYPTHSPASYVRSDITDGRTGYKLTVKITINNSNNSCSALSGALVDIWHCDAEGNYSEYGGSGTQSTNYTSVHFLRGRQTTDSNGLVTFTSIFPGWYTGRATHIHVHVYNSSGTSLKVTQIAFPEGTGTALAAVSGYAKGMSGYTYNASDNVFSDGYTLETATVTGSTTAGFVLAISLSVPA; translated from the coding sequence ATGGAAAGAAAGAACTTTTTAAAAAGCCTGGTAATCGGCGCAGTGTCATCGTCGGTATTGGTTGAAGCCTGCAAAAAAGATGCGGATACCGCCACAACTACTACAACTTCATCTTCCGGCAGTACTTCAGGTTCAACCGATTCAGGCACTTGCAGTGTTGTGCCTACCGAAACGGAAGGTCCGTATCCAACGCATTCGCCTGCATCATATGTAAGGAGCGATATTACCGATGGCCGTACAGGGTATAAGCTTACCGTGAAAATTACAATCAACAACAGTAATAATAGCTGTAGCGCGCTTTCGGGAGCGTTGGTTGATATCTGGCATTGCGATGCGGAAGGCAATTATTCTGAATATGGCGGCAGCGGCACACAATCAACAAATTATACTTCCGTACATTTTTTGCGTGGCAGGCAAACTACCGATTCAAATGGCCTGGTAACTTTTACTTCTATATTTCCAGGTTGGTATACGGGCAGGGCTACGCATATTCACGTTCATGTGTATAACTCATCGGGTACATCATTGAAAGTAACGCAGATCGCTTTTCCGGAGGGCACCGGCACGGCCCTGGCGGCTGTTAGCGGTTATGCTAAAGGCATGAGCGGATATACGTATAATGCGAGTGATAATGTGTTTAGCGATGGGTATACGCTTGAAACTGCTACTGTTACCGGTAGCACCACTGCCGGTTTTGTATTAGCTATCAGTTTAAGTGTGCCTGCTTAA